A single Natranaerobius thermophilus JW/NM-WN-LF DNA region contains:
- a CDS encoding O-antigen ligase family protein translates to MFILGSWIITIYLSLSTIYWLPGISPEILELIKLALIATGMIILWTYTLVNNKIVLPTKTFGLFSYILLIILTLITGFKSDLMATVNSVLDLSLGFITIWTFYLYYNNGGQIEKILKLGAMIVALLAILPLLNSLIGFPDFNTPDEFAGRPFWNIGFSYRSTALSNGLAFFIPIIYMLLIKPYKKFNQKKVAGFVFLFSILGTQFFSGGRAGLLASMICLLIISLVYYSNFREKFIFGLIIVTVSLVLLTVNPDVIEHINKYLQFERLDGLTLDFETLDDFSSGRMSQYKNAVTELTDNPLMGYGFNYTFNSQSSSQIHNLWLRIWIESGFLKLLLLLIFVMNTMIKSIKTLRRITIYKGGIYDHHFMLTFSLLLVFSNGIIISMLEPNTPLGTFQNSFLWWGAIGVLLAINKNKYISS, encoded by the coding sequence ATGTTTATTTTGGGCAGTTGGATAATTACCATATATTTATCTTTATCTACTATTTATTGGTTGCCTGGAATATCTCCTGAAATATTAGAATTAATTAAGCTTGCTTTAATAGCAACCGGGATGATTATTTTATGGACTTACACATTAGTAAATAATAAAATCGTTTTACCAACAAAAACTTTTGGGCTCTTTAGTTATATATTACTGATCATATTAACTCTAATAACTGGTTTTAAATCTGATTTGATGGCAACTGTAAATAGTGTCTTAGACCTATCATTAGGTTTTATCACTATTTGGACATTTTATCTATATTACAATAATGGGGGACAAATTGAAAAGATATTAAAATTAGGGGCTATGATTGTAGCTTTATTAGCTATTTTGCCTTTGTTAAATAGTTTAATAGGATTTCCTGACTTTAATACTCCTGACGAATTTGCTGGAAGACCTTTTTGGAACATTGGATTTAGTTATAGAAGTACTGCTCTTTCTAATGGACTAGCTTTTTTTATTCCGATTATATATATGCTACTGATAAAACCTTATAAAAAATTTAATCAAAAAAAGGTTGCTGGATTTGTATTTTTATTTAGTATTTTGGGTACACAATTTTTTTCAGGAGGTAGGGCTGGGTTATTAGCATCAATGATTTGTTTATTAATAATCAGTCTAGTTTATTATAGTAATTTTCGCGAAAAATTTATCTTTGGTCTAATAATAGTTACCGTTAGTTTAGTATTGCTAACTGTAAACCCGGATGTGATTGAGCATATAAATAAATATTTACAATTTGAAAGGTTGGATGGTTTAACTCTAGACTTTGAGACATTAGATGATTTTTCTTCAGGTAGGATGAGTCAGTATAAAAATGCTGTTACTGAACTAACTGATAATCCCTTAATGGGATATGGTTTTAATTATACGTTCAACTCGCAAAGCTCAAGTCAAATTCATAACCTTTGGCTTCGTATTTGGATAGAATCAGGTTTTTTAAAATTATTATTATTATTGATTTTTGTGATGAATACTATGATAAAAAGTATTAAAACTTTAAGACGTATAACTATCTATAAAGGTGGAATATATGACCATCATTTTATGTTAACCTTTAGTTTGTTATTAGTATTTTCAAACGGAATAATCATTTCTATGTTGGAACCTAATACACCGTTAGGAACTTTTCAAAATTCCTTTTTATGGTGGGGTGCTATAGGAGTATTGTTAGCAATTAATAAAAATAAATATATAAGTAGTTAA
- a CDS encoding asparagine synthase-related protein has translation MSKLIGLYYMDKYENLKSKLRHLKKDINVPNASFMECWSHENLGVVRVHHGVINSEEQPIFNEDGTKCIFMIGEVFGYHNEKKNLIQKGHKFKFDNDAEYCLHLFEEYGEGSFIKLNGSFNLIIYDFFEKKLIIVNDRFAYKPMFFCKKDNLVAFSSRIKPLLNFSDKKYNMSAIYDFFGFQKIFGDKTYYKDIYSLGNAEYLIIDHKGYITKRKYWEISHNIVHRSEDEYVKILSGKLVKAMERRTSDKNKKGILLSGGLDSRAILAGDHKNKIKYGFTIGDFYNKEVEISNKVADSQDMEFYFLQRNKEYYINILEKAVEIGEGMYRFDHAHFLNYTNKLKSNVDVVFTGGLIEQLWQGSKFFYYNLQNKIKTPYLLDTNSDILEFIIYKYGVKLNNYEVFKGFNKLEFQDNLEKSLADIFSENINVNLATDFIFYNNRNPAYLNQLCLDEYIDHRLLDDTELIDFLLTVPVEFRANGHILRKSLKYLSKELTRIPTSNYGMPVYCNPYFEFLVSIFYKSYHKLKLKRYNKYYTNHSWPNRGQLLRDNKKFQMSVYNTITKLDDELFDKKTLKNLFHDHINYKKNNYEILALLLTFGKWQEMTNN, from the coding sequence ATGAGTAAGTTAATAGGCTTATACTATATGGACAAGTATGAAAATTTAAAGTCTAAATTACGACATTTAAAAAAAGATATAAATGTTCCCAATGCTAGTTTTATGGAATGCTGGTCTCATGAAAATTTAGGGGTTGTTCGAGTACATCATGGGGTGATTAATAGTGAAGAGCAGCCAATTTTTAATGAGGATGGTACTAAATGTATTTTTATGATTGGTGAAGTTTTTGGTTATCACAATGAGAAAAAAAATTTAATCCAAAAAGGTCATAAATTTAAGTTCGATAATGATGCTGAATATTGTCTACATCTTTTTGAGGAATACGGAGAAGGTAGTTTTATTAAATTAAATGGTTCATTTAATTTAATAATATATGATTTTTTCGAAAAAAAGCTGATAATAGTTAACGATAGATTTGCATATAAACCGATGTTTTTTTGTAAAAAAGATAATTTAGTAGCTTTTAGTAGCAGAATTAAGCCGTTATTAAATTTTAGTGACAAAAAATATAATATGTCTGCTATATATGACTTTTTTGGTTTTCAGAAAATTTTTGGTGATAAAACTTATTATAAAGATATATATTCATTGGGAAACGCAGAGTATTTAATTATTGACCATAAAGGATACATTACGAAAAGAAAATACTGGGAAATATCTCATAACATAGTACATCGTTCAGAAGATGAGTATGTGAAAATATTGTCTGGTAAATTAGTAAAAGCAATGGAACGCAGAACTAGTGACAAAAACAAAAAAGGTATCCTATTAAGTGGCGGATTGGATTCTAGAGCAATTTTAGCAGGAGATCATAAAAATAAAATAAAATATGGCTTCACGATAGGAGATTTTTATAACAAAGAAGTGGAAATATCGAATAAGGTAGCAGACTCACAAGATATGGAGTTTTATTTTTTGCAAAGAAACAAAGAGTATTATATTAATATATTAGAAAAAGCAGTTGAAATAGGTGAAGGAATGTATAGGTTTGATCATGCACATTTTTTGAATTATACTAATAAATTGAAATCTAACGTTGATGTTGTTTTTACAGGGGGACTTATAGAACAATTATGGCAGGGCTCTAAGTTTTTTTACTATAACTTACAAAATAAAATTAAAACACCATATTTATTAGATACAAATAGCGATATTCTAGAGTTTATTATTTACAAATATGGTGTTAAATTGAATAATTATGAAGTCTTTAAAGGGTTTAATAAACTAGAATTTCAAGACAATCTTGAAAAAAGCTTAGCTGACATTTTTTCAGAAAATATAAATGTTAATTTGGCAACTGATTTTATATTTTATAATAATCGTAATCCAGCTTATCTAAATCAATTATGTTTGGACGAATATATTGATCATAGACTATTAGATGATACTGAACTGATTGATTTTTTATTGACAGTACCTGTTGAATTTAGGGCTAATGGACATATTTTAAGAAAGTCATTGAAGTATCTATCGAAAGAACTAACCAGGATTCCAACTTCTAACTATGGTATGCCAGTTTATTGTAATCCTTATTTTGAATTCTTAGTATCGATTTTTTATAAATCTTACCACAAACTAAAATTAAAAAGATATAATAAGTACTATACTAATCATTCGTGGCCTAATAGAGGACAACTGTTAAGAGATAATAAGAAATTCCAAATGAGCGTTTATAATACCATTACGAAATTAGATGATGAACTATTTGATAAGAAAACTTTAAAAAATTTATTTCATGATCATATAAATTATAAAAAAAATAACTATGAAATTTTAGCTTTGTTATTGACTTTTGGAAAGTGGCAAGAAATGACTAATAATTGA
- the murJ gene encoding murein biosynthesis integral membrane protein MurJ, which yields MDGNRTVIKSLSMISIIAMISKFFGLGREVAIASTFGASADADIFLIALMIPMSLFGIAFSVFARTIVPVKAKLYTNYGNREVRDFFVSIFTVVFGFAFLITLFVYFGAPWLTKILVPGFEEQYFNQTVKAIKIVSPGIIFFAISALLSGMLHSYNSFFYPAIKSIPFNLVIIIGLIFIGDRHGLEASVMIIVLALCFQFLVQLPGVKSILDINNINFSLHSGVKEAFLLAFPLILSVMSVELKIVIDRVFASTLAEGSISALNYAKRLRLLPIGIIATPIATVFFPRLSESIANKNMKSFSNYFTQAFNLAIFLLTPIMVGLIILRFEIVEVLFKRGAFDTQAVALTSSALLFYAPSIVSLGLKNLFERTFTSVNLTMKLSKISFVAITLNVFLNYVLISFMEHNGIALATTISNFIAVFLLFKTLQNNVSNITSNCKNIFKIVIMSSIMGVFVYVLNSIKEPLWGQWTVLDWFILLLLITIGGAIYTLLGYIFKCKEIEYFFRIVKDKLFSGG from the coding sequence ATGGATGGTAATCGAACAGTAATCAAATCATTGTCCATGATAAGTATAATTGCTATGATCTCAAAATTTTTTGGACTCGGAAGGGAAGTGGCTATTGCATCTACGTTTGGGGCAAGTGCAGATGCCGATATTTTTTTAATAGCACTTATGATTCCAATGAGTTTATTTGGTATTGCTTTTTCTGTTTTTGCTCGAACAATCGTTCCTGTCAAAGCTAAACTATATACTAATTATGGTAACAGAGAAGTTCGAGATTTTTTTGTTAGTATTTTTACTGTAGTATTTGGCTTTGCTTTCTTGATTACATTATTTGTTTATTTTGGAGCGCCGTGGTTAACAAAAATATTAGTTCCTGGCTTTGAAGAACAATATTTTAATCAGACGGTAAAAGCTATTAAAATAGTATCCCCTGGAATAATATTTTTTGCGATTTCAGCTTTGTTATCTGGGATGCTTCATTCTTATAATAGTTTCTTTTATCCAGCCATTAAAAGTATCCCTTTTAATCTTGTAATAATAATTGGTTTGATATTTATAGGGGATAGGCATGGTTTAGAAGCTTCAGTTATGATAATTGTACTAGCATTGTGTTTTCAGTTTTTAGTTCAACTTCCGGGAGTTAAATCAATACTTGATATAAATAATATTAACTTTAGTTTGCACTCAGGAGTTAAAGAAGCTTTTTTGTTAGCATTTCCACTGATATTGTCTGTGATGAGTGTTGAGCTGAAGATTGTGATCGATCGTGTGTTTGCATCAACTTTGGCGGAGGGCAGTATTTCTGCTTTGAATTATGCAAAAAGATTAAGATTGCTACCTATTGGAATAATTGCTACTCCGATTGCTACAGTTTTTTTCCCAAGGTTAAGTGAAAGTATAGCAAATAAAAATATGAAAAGTTTTTCAAATTACTTTACCCAAGCTTTTAATTTAGCCATATTTTTGTTAACGCCAATCATGGTTGGTTTAATCATATTAAGGTTTGAAATTGTAGAAGTTTTATTTAAAAGGGGAGCATTTGACACTCAAGCTGTCGCTTTAACTTCGTCTGCGTTACTATTTTATGCACCTAGTATTGTTAGTTTGGGACTGAAAAACTTATTTGAAAGAACTTTTACTAGTGTGAATTTGACAATGAAATTGTCTAAAATATCATTTGTTGCTATAACATTAAATGTTTTTTTGAATTATGTTTTAATAAGTTTTATGGAACATAATGGGATAGCTTTAGCGACCACTATATCAAACTTTATTGCTGTGTTTTTATTATTTAAAACTTTACAAAATAATGTCTCTAACATTACCTCAAACTGTAAGAATATATTTAAAATAGTAATAATGTCTAGTATTATGGGTGTTTTTGTGTATGTTTTAAATAGTATCAAGGAACCTCTTTGGGGACAGTGGACAGTTTTAGATTGGTTTATATTACTACTTTTAATTACAATTGGTGGAGCTATCTATACATTGCTGGGATATATTTTTAAATGCAAAGAAATAGAATACTTTTTCCGAATTGTAAAAGATAAACTTTTTTCTGGAGGATAA
- a CDS encoding sugar-transfer associated ATP-grasp domain-containing protein produces the protein MEKLIKDVYERLRFIGYNRKHKKRALKALKCIEKDTGFKLSKKQKSQIREYAREVLGSNMYAPWLYVYTAYRENFLEGWIPDNYFGYIVAPKINKQIGRIANIKTLSKKIIDTNLIPDKFYFIDNTWYDENFNLIDVKYVKEQILKYAKEYYLKKDGTSQGKGVTRIDKDNFNLLDISNLGDCVIQESVRQADWFDKIITGKVATIRITTVKGTDHRMKARASFLRVERQNSRLVKSENAVKIPIVDDKGTLGSHGLDSNWKRHSEHPDSKFEFNNKKIPNFSKAVKACEELHAKIPHFTIIGWDTIITNYGEVKVLEWNAGHPGIKFSEALTGPCFCDMGWEELWKT, from the coding sequence TTGGAAAAACTAATTAAAGATGTCTATGAAAGACTACGATTTATAGGCTATAACCGAAAGCATAAGAAAAGAGCTCTAAAGGCTTTAAAATGTATAGAGAAGGATACAGGATTTAAATTATCAAAAAAACAAAAATCCCAAATTAGAGAGTATGCAAGGGAAGTCTTAGGATCAAACATGTATGCTCCTTGGTTATATGTGTATACAGCGTATAGAGAGAATTTTTTAGAGGGATGGATTCCTGATAATTATTTTGGATATATAGTTGCTCCAAAAATCAACAAACAAATTGGCAGGATTGCTAATATAAAGACTTTATCGAAAAAAATTATTGATACAAACTTGATACCAGATAAATTTTATTTTATCGATAACACTTGGTATGATGAGAATTTCAATTTGATTGATGTAAAATATGTAAAAGAGCAGATTCTTAAATATGCAAAAGAATACTATCTTAAAAAGGATGGTACAAGTCAAGGAAAAGGGGTGACAAGGATCGATAAAGATAACTTTAATTTATTGGATATATCTAATCTTGGTGATTGCGTTATACAAGAATCAGTTAGACAAGCAGATTGGTTCGATAAAATAATAACAGGAAAAGTGGCTACAATTAGAATTACTACTGTTAAAGGCACTGACCATAGAATGAAAGCGAGAGCTTCTTTTTTGAGGGTAGAGAGGCAGAATTCACGCCTGGTTAAAAGCGAGAATGCAGTTAAAATTCCAATAGTTGACGACAAAGGTACATTAGGAAGCCATGGATTGGATTCTAACTGGAAACGGCATAGTGAGCATCCTGATTCAAAATTTGAGTTTAATAATAAAAAAATTCCAAACTTCAGTAAGGCAGTGAAAGCATGCGAAGAATTACATGCTAAAATACCACATTTTACTATAATAGGTTGGGACACTATTATTACTAACTATGGTGAAGTAAAAGTCCTTGAATGGAATGCAGGTCATCCAGGGATAAAATTTTCAGAAGCACTAACGGGTCCTTGTTTTTGCGATATGGGCTGGGAAGAATTATGGAAAACTTAG
- a CDS encoding UDP-glucose dehydrogenase family protein: protein MYKISVIGTGYVGLSTGVCLSDMGNQVTCVDIDEEKINTLKNGKSPIYEPGMEDLIHKNTKADRLQFTTNLESAVQNTDIIFIAVGTPSRDDGSADLSFIYEASKTIAKAMNDYKIIVTKSTVPVGTNKEIEDSISQNTDQDFSVVSSPEFLREGSAIYDTMNPDRIVIGYRDEQAGQTIKDLYKDFDTEFVMTTTESSEMIKYASNAFLATKISFINEMANICERVGANVEEVAKGMGLDHRISDKFLNAGIGYGGSCFPKDTKALINKAEEVDYNLKIVKAAEEVNEKQKLIVVDKLKEVLGDLEGKTIGILGLAFKPNTDDIRESPALKIIPKLLEAGANVKAYDPKAMENARKVLPGDVVYCSVSEEVAKGVDAVALLTEWNEFIEIEWKDISIKMNQAIIIDGRNFLDVTYLQEQGFRYICI, encoded by the coding sequence ATGTATAAAATATCTGTCATTGGTACAGGGTATGTGGGTTTGTCAACAGGAGTTTGTCTATCTGATATGGGTAACCAAGTCACATGTGTTGACATCGACGAAGAAAAGATAAATACATTAAAAAATGGAAAGTCTCCTATATATGAACCGGGAATGGAAGATCTAATACATAAAAATACGAAAGCTGATAGGTTGCAGTTTACTACCAACTTAGAAAGTGCAGTCCAAAATACAGATATCATATTTATAGCTGTAGGAACACCATCTAGAGATGATGGTTCAGCTGATTTATCTTTTATATACGAAGCATCTAAAACAATAGCTAAAGCAATGAATGATTATAAAATAATAGTAACTAAGAGCACAGTACCAGTGGGAACCAACAAAGAAATCGAAGATAGTATATCCCAAAATACTGATCAAGATTTTTCAGTGGTTTCCAGCCCTGAATTCCTGAGAGAAGGATCTGCAATATATGATACAATGAATCCTGATCGAATAGTAATAGGTTACCGTGATGAACAAGCTGGACAAACTATCAAGGACTTATATAAAGACTTTGATACTGAATTTGTTATGACTACTACAGAAAGCTCTGAGATGATTAAATATGCCTCTAATGCTTTCTTAGCTACTAAGATATCTTTTATTAACGAAATGGCTAATATTTGTGAACGAGTTGGGGCCAATGTAGAGGAAGTAGCTAAAGGAATGGGCCTTGATCATAGAATAAGTGATAAATTCTTAAATGCAGGTATAGGTTACGGAGGTAGTTGTTTCCCGAAAGACACTAAAGCATTAATTAATAAAGCTGAAGAAGTGGATTATAATCTAAAGATAGTTAAAGCTGCTGAAGAAGTGAATGAAAAACAAAAGCTGATTGTAGTTGATAAATTGAAAGAAGTACTAGGTGACTTAGAAGGAAAGACAATAGGGATATTAGGACTTGCATTCAAACCAAACACCGATGATATAAGAGAGTCACCAGCATTAAAGATTATCCCAAAACTATTGGAGGCTGGTGCCAATGTTAAAGCTTATGACCCAAAGGCCATGGAAAATGCTAGAAAAGTACTTCCTGGTGATGTTGTGTATTGTTCTGTTTCTGAAGAGGTAGCAAAAGGTGTAGACGCTGTGGCTTTGCTTACAGAATGGAATGAATTTATAGAAATTGAGTGGAAGGACATCTCAATTAAAATGAATCAAGCAATTATAATTGATGGCAGAAATTTCTTAGATGTTACTTATTTACAAGAACAAGGTTTTAGATACATATGTATTTAA
- the galU gene encoding UTP--glucose-1-phosphate uridylyltransferase GalU has protein sequence MTKVRKAVIPAAGLGTRFLPATKAQPKEMLPILDKPTIQYIIEEAVESGVEDILIITGRGKRAIEDHFDRAIELEETLEEKGKQDLLEKVRETNEIDIHYIRQKEPLGLGHAVLCAKKFIGNEPFGVLLGDDIVRNGGGAPCLKQMIDLYEQEDASVIGVQEVPEQDVSRYGIVENGAEVSKGAYQVNQLIEKPPVEKAPSRLAIMGRYVISPTIFDYLEKTGPGSGGEIQLTDALNDLAKVEKVYAYPFKGTRYDAGDLLGYLKTTVEFALEREDVKDEFKEYLKSRFGQI, from the coding sequence ATGACAAAAGTAAGAAAAGCGGTGATTCCGGCAGCGGGTCTCGGAACTAGGTTTTTACCTGCTACCAAAGCCCAACCCAAAGAGATGCTTCCTATACTAGATAAACCGACAATTCAGTATATTATAGAAGAAGCTGTGGAATCTGGAGTAGAAGACATATTAATCATCACTGGTAGGGGTAAGCGTGCCATAGAAGATCACTTCGATAGAGCTATAGAGTTGGAAGAAACCTTAGAGGAAAAAGGGAAACAAGATCTACTAGAAAAAGTAAGAGAGACTAATGAAATAGATATCCATTACATAAGACAGAAAGAACCCTTAGGACTTGGACATGCAGTGCTTTGTGCTAAGAAGTTCATCGGAAATGAACCTTTTGGTGTTTTACTCGGTGATGACATAGTCAGAAATGGTGGGGGAGCCCCCTGCTTGAAACAGATGATAGATTTATATGAACAGGAAGATGCTAGTGTCATAGGAGTACAGGAAGTGCCTGAACAAGATGTAAGCCGTTATGGTATAGTAGAAAACGGTGCTGAAGTTTCTAAAGGAGCTTATCAGGTAAATCAATTAATTGAAAAACCTCCGGTAGAGAAAGCACCTTCCAGGTTAGCTATTATGGGAAGGTATGTTATCAGTCCTACAATTTTTGACTACCTTGAAAAAACTGGCCCTGGAAGCGGAGGGGAAATTCAGTTGACTGATGCTTTAAATGATCTTGCCAAGGTAGAAAAGGTCTACGCCTATCCTTTTAAAGGAACTAGATATGATGCTGGAGATTTGTTAGGATATTTAAAGACAACGGTAGAATTTGCCTTGGAGCGAGAAGATGTTAAAGATGAATTTAAGGAATACTTGAAGTCTAGGTTTGGTCAAATATAA